The Hevea brasiliensis isolate MT/VB/25A 57/8 chromosome 1, ASM3005281v1, whole genome shotgun sequence genome has a window encoding:
- the LOC110645889 gene encoding uncharacterized protein LOC110645889 isoform X2 — protein MIACVAVIGHQNNPLYIQSFTEADDALKLHHIVHCSLDVVEERVNNPKKSGPTLNETFLGLLYPTENYKVYGYLTNTKVKFILVTTDLDVRDADVRNFFRRFHAAYVDAVSNPFHVPGKKITSKTFAERVSNIVKSFGLSSAG, from the exons ATGATTGCTTGCGTGGCGGTGATCGGTCATCAG AACAATCCACTGTACATTCAGAGCTTCACGGAGGCAGACGATGCTCTCAAGCTCCACCACATTGTCCACTGCTCCCTCGACGTGGTTGAAGAGCGAG TGAATAATCCAAAAAAATCTGGGCCGACACTGAATGAGACATTTCTTGGATTACTTTATCCAACCGAGAATTATAAAGT GTACGGCTATTTGACTAACACAAAGGTCAAATTCATCTTAGTCACTACAGATTTAGATGTCAGAGATGCAGACGTGAGAAAT TTCTTCCGGAGGTTCCACGCTGCATATGTGGATGCAGTTTCAAATCCATTCCATGTGCCAGGCAAAAAGATTACATCCAAAACTTTTGCAGAAAGAGTAAGCAACATTGTCAAGTCATTTGGTTTGAGCTCAGCTGGCTGA
- the LOC110645889 gene encoding uncharacterized protein LOC110645889 isoform X1: MIACVAVIGHQNNPLYIQSFTEADDALKLHHIVHCSLDVVEERVNNPKKSGPTLNETFLGLLYPTENYKVYGYLTNTKVKFILVTTDLDVRDADVRNVMEEYHFHRIEPYEQLISPHYLTEWGVVVDHEGPNKCFECDYSYHNKCNGAFYPCLSNKYPVSVGFHFVQLKLKIQFWRNYSY; the protein is encoded by the exons ATGATTGCTTGCGTGGCGGTGATCGGTCATCAG AACAATCCACTGTACATTCAGAGCTTCACGGAGGCAGACGATGCTCTCAAGCTCCACCACATTGTCCACTGCTCCCTCGACGTGGTTGAAGAGCGAG TGAATAATCCAAAAAAATCTGGGCCGACACTGAATGAGACATTTCTTGGATTACTTTATCCAACCGAGAATTATAAAGT GTACGGCTATTTGACTAACACAAAGGTCAAATTCATCTTAGTCACTACAGATTTAGATGTCAGAGATGCAGACGTGAGAAAT GTAATGGAAGAATACCATTTTCACCGGATTGAGCCGTATGAGCAGTTGATCAGCCCACATTATTTGACTGAATGGGGCGTGGTGGTCGACCATGAAGGGCCCAACAAGTGTTTTGAGTGTGATTACTCTTATCACAATAAGTGCAATGGAGCCTTTTACCCTTGCCTCTCTAATAAGTACCCTGTTTCGGTTGGTTTCCACTTTGTGCAGCTAAAACTGAAGATTCAATTCTGGAGAAATTATTCTTATTGA